The following DNA comes from Croceicoccus sp. YJ47.
CGCCGGAGACACAGGACGAGAGCGAGGCCGCAGGGCTGCGCAAGATCATCCATATCGACATGGACGCATTCTTTGCCAGCGTGGAACAGCGCGACCATCCCGAATTGCGCGGGCGCCCCGTCGCCGTCGGCGGGTCGAGCGGGCGCGGCGTGGTCGCGGCGGCCAGTTACGAAGCGCGCAAGTTCGGCGTGCGGTCCGCCATGCCGTCGGTCACGGCGCAGCGGCTGTGTCCCGAGCTCATCTTCTGCAAATCGCGGTTCGACGTCTACCGCGAGGTGTCGCGGCAAATTCGCGCGGTGTTTCACGACTATACCCCGCTGGTGGAACCCCTGTCGCTCGACGAGGCGTATCTCGACGTGACGGAGGATCGCCATGCGCTGGGCAGTGCGACCCGCATCGCGCAGGCGATCCGCCGCCGCATCGCCGAAGATACGCAGCTCACCGCGAGCGCGGGCGTGTCCTATAACAAGTTCCTGGCCAAGCTGGCCTCGGATCAGAACAAGCCCGACGGCATCTGCGTCATCCGGCCCGGGGAGGGGGCGGCCTTCGTCGCGCAATTGCCGGTGACGCGCTTTCACGGGATCGGCCCGGTGGGCGCGAAGAAGATGGCGCGGCTCGGCATCGTGACGGGGGCCGATCTGGCGGCGAAAGATCTTCCGTTCCTGCGCGCGCATTTCGGCAGTTTCGCCGATTATCTCTACCGTGCGGCGCGCGGCATCGACCTCAGGCAGGTGCGCGCCCATCGCACGCGCAAATCGGTCGGCGGCGAACGCACCTTTCACGAGGATTTGTTCGCCCCGCGCGAATTGACAGAGGCGATGGACCGGATCGTCGATATCGTCTGGGACCGGATCACCCATAACAAGGCGCGCGGGCGGACGGTGACGATCAAGCTGAAATACAACGATTTCACGCTTCAGAGCCGCGCGCGCTCGCTCGCTCGCCCCGTCGCGGACAAGGCGGAGTTCGCGAAAATCGGCCACGCGCTGCTCGC
Coding sequences within:
- the dinB gene encoding DNA polymerase IV: MTADRDDIPDSPETQDESEAAGLRKIIHIDMDAFFASVEQRDHPELRGRPVAVGGSSGRGVVAAASYEARKFGVRSAMPSVTAQRLCPELIFCKSRFDVYREVSRQIRAVFHDYTPLVEPLSLDEAYLDVTEDRHALGSATRIAQAIRRRIAEDTQLTASAGVSYNKFLAKLASDQNKPDGICVIRPGEGAAFVAQLPVTRFHGIGPVGAKKMARLGIVTGADLAAKDLPFLRAHFGSFADYLYRAARGIDLRQVRAHRTRKSVGGERTFHEDLFAPRELTEAMDRIVDIVWDRITHNKARGRTVTIKLKYNDFTLQSRARSLARPVADKAEFAKIGHALLAELLPLPRPIRLMGLTLSKLEGVAPKKKGDALAQLDLL